Part of the Cystobacter ferrugineus genome, ACGACTCGTCGCTGGCGCTGCGCACCGCGCTGTGGCTCGCCACGGACGAGAAGTACAAGGCCTCGCTCTCGCAGCTCCTCAAGAAGAAGGGGGAGAACGTCTATGCGGTGGAGGATCCCAAGCAGCCGCCGTCCTTCTCCAAGGAGAAGCCGGTGCGCTCCATCCAGCCGCCGGTGGCCTTCCCGTTCGATCATGACCGCTGGGCGCGCGTGGCGCGCGCGCTGTCGGCGCGCTTCAAGGAGCACCCGGAGATCTTCGACTCGGAGGTGCGGGTGACGGCGGACAAGGTGGGCCGCTACTTCGTGTCCACCGAGGGCAGCCGCATCCTCTCCGAGGAGGTGATGTACGGCGTGCACGTGACGGCGGTGACGCGCGCCGACGACGGGCAGCTCTTGGACGACTCGCGCAACTACTACGCGCCCACGGAGGCGGGGCTGCCGGACGAGAAGACGCTGGAGGCGGCGGCCACGCGCATCGTCGAGGAGCTCAAGGCCCTGCGCAAGGCGCCGGTCATCGATCCATACACGGGGCCGGCGATCCTCGCGGCCGAGGCGGCGGGGGTGCTCTTCCACGAGGCGGTAGGGCACCGGCTGGAGGGAGACCGACAGGATGGGGAAGGGGAGGGCAAGACGTTCCGGGGCCAGGTGGGCCGGCAGGTGCTGCCCACGTTCCTGAGCATCGTGGATGACCCGACGGTGCGCGCGCTCAAGGGCGAGCCCCTCAATGGCTTCTACGAGTACGACGAGGAGGGGGTGAAGGGGCAGCGCACGGTGCTGGTGGAGAAGGGCGTGTTGCGCAACTACCTGCTGTCGCGCCGGCCGGTGGAGGGCTTCCTGCAGTCCAACGGACATGGCCGCAGCCAGGGCACGGCCAAGCCCGTGGCGCGCATGGCCAACCTCATCGTCGAGTCCACGAAGCAACTGGATGACGGGGAGCTCAAGAAGCAGCTCATCGCGGAGGCGAGGCGGCAGGGCAAGCCGTATGGCCTCATCATCCGGGACATCACCGGGGGCAACACCAACACGTCGAGCTATGGCTACCAGGCGTTCAAGGGCGTGCCGCGCATGGTGTTCCGGGTGGATGTGAAGACGGGCGAGGAGATGCTGGTGCGAGGGGTGGAAATCGTGGGCACGCCGCTGTCGGCGGTCAATCGCATCATGGCGACGGGCCGCAAGCAGGGGGTGTTCAACGGCTTCTGTGGCGCGGAGAGCGGCAACGTGCCGGTGTCGACGGTGGCGCCGGCCATGCTGCTGCAGGAGATAGAGCTGCAGCGGGCCGAGGAGGGCAAGGATCGGCCGCCGCTCTTGCCGAGCCCCGCGCGGGGCGGAGGCACCGCGAGCGGCGCGGCGAAGTAGGACGAGGGGAGACAGGTTCAATGCCTGTCTCCCGCGGCGGGCTACGGGATGGGAGCGGTCACGGTCTCGAAAGAGGCCCTGAAGCGGCTCAGCGGCATCTCGATGGTTTCGTTCCGGGTGCCCAGAACCGGGTACTGGTCGCCTCCGTGCGGATTGCGCACCTCCACCATGTACTCGCCCCTGCTCCGGGAGTACCGGGTGCCCACCACGGTGTAGGCGTGCCGGGGCATGATCCCTGACTTCATCCCTTCGGTATAATCGAAGTTGGACCCGGCGAGCACCGCGACGCCCGGAGTGTTTGCCTTGTCGAGGTGACGGAGCAACTCCCTGTCCGACATGTTCCGGATGGGCAAGTAATCCGCTCGCCTTCCCGTGAAGGATTGCATGGCGCCAATGCCTGTTCCTCCCTCGATGCCCGGGTACCCCGCGGTCTGTCGCTCGCTCGTGTCCCTG contains:
- a CDS encoding TldD/PmbA family protein produces the protein MLVLLASSAFLTAATPAPDPRVSLLDAMEEELQRNQRQLRLQNHEPPYFISYQLKDTEQTSLVARYGSLFLDNTSRYRRLYVDTRVGSYEFDNSGPEEYTYFVGGGRGTSYVVNKEGPLDDSSLALRTALWLATDEKYKASLSQLLKKKGENVYAVEDPKQPPSFSKEKPVRSIQPPVAFPFDHDRWARVARALSARFKEHPEIFDSEVRVTADKVGRYFVSTEGSRILSEEVMYGVHVTAVTRADDGQLLDDSRNYYAPTEAGLPDEKTLEAAATRIVEELKALRKAPVIDPYTGPAILAAEAAGVLFHEAVGHRLEGDRQDGEGEGKTFRGQVGRQVLPTFLSIVDDPTVRALKGEPLNGFYEYDEEGVKGQRTVLVEKGVLRNYLLSRRPVEGFLQSNGHGRSQGTAKPVARMANLIVESTKQLDDGELKKQLIAEARRQGKPYGLIIRDITGGNTNTSSYGYQAFKGVPRMVFRVDVKTGEEMLVRGVEIVGTPLSAVNRIMATGRKQGVFNGFCGAESGNVPVSTVAPAMLLQEIELQRAEEGKDRPPLLPSPARGGGTASGAAK